Proteins from one Capricornis sumatraensis isolate serow.1 chromosome 2, serow.2, whole genome shotgun sequence genomic window:
- the LOC138071166 gene encoding EKC/KEOPS complex subunit GON7-like: MELLGEYIGLEGQRQQLRVPCEAPGITDPFQSLLSGVAQMRELVTELFGSHVQPDAQDRGTAAPDEALDGDDEDDSEDENDTDNRTNSDGPSAKRQKPS, from the exons ATGGAGCTGTTGGGCGAGTACATCGGACTGGAAGGGCAGCGACAGCAGCTGCGGGTGCCTTGTGAGGCGCCGGGCATCACCGACCCTTTCCAGAGCTTGCTGTCCGGTGTGGCTCAGATGAGGGAGCTGGTGACTGAGCTCTTCGGCTCTCACGTACAGCCGGACGCACAGGACCGGGGGACAGCGGCTCCCGACGAGGCCTTGga tggtgatgatgaagatgattCAGAAGATGAAAATGACACTGATAACAGAACTAATTCAGATGGACCATCTGCAAAACGGCAAAAACCATCTTAA